The Harpia harpyja isolate bHarHar1 chromosome 10, bHarHar1 primary haplotype, whole genome shotgun sequence genome includes a region encoding these proteins:
- the LOC128147331 gene encoding olfactory receptor 10K2-like produces the protein MGNNNQTLATDFIFLGFSSLAELQKLLLVVFLLLYLVTLSMNTTIMIIIWADRSLHTPMYFFLCVLSFSETCYTFVIVPKMLVDLIAERKTISFLGCAVQMYFFLFLGCSHSFLLAAMGYDRCVAICHPLHYNRIMTWRVCAQLVVASALSGFLVAQVVTPLIFCLPFHTSRKLNHFFCDISPVLQVAFTHTNLSEAIIFTLGISVLTIPLMLILISYLFVVLAILQIPSAAGRHKAFSTCSAHLIVVIVHYGCASFIYLRPDSSYSSDQDALISVTYTILTPLLNPMIYSLRNKDVKMALQKAIRKNILSQKVFQ, from the coding sequence atggggaacaacaaccaaaccctcgccacagacttcatcttcctgggtttctccagccttgcggaactgcagaagctgcttcttgTGGTGTTTTTGCTGCTGTACCTGGTCACTCTGAGCATGAATACCACTATAATGATTATCATATGGGCTGATCGGAGCCttcacacacccatgtactttttcctttgcgTCTTGTCATTTTCCGAGACTTGCTACACCTTCGTCATTGTCCCCAAGATGCTGGTAGACttgatagcagagagaaaaaccatttccttcctaggctgtgctgtacaaatgtacttcttccttttcttggggtgctcccactctttcctcctggcagccATGGGCTACGACCGCTGCGTTGCCATCTGCCACCCCCTGCACTACAACAGAATCATGACTTGGCGAGTGTGTGCTCAGCTGGTGGTTGCTTCTGCTCTGAGCGGCTTTCTGGTTGCCCAGGTGGTTACCCCCTtgatattttgtttgcctttccataCATCCAGGAAACTCAACCATTTCTTCTGTGACATCTCCCCTGTCCTCCAAGTGGCCTTTACTCACACAAACCTCAGTGAGGCCATTATCTTCACCCTGGGTATCTCTGTCCTTACAATCCCACTGATGCTGATCCTTATTTCATACCTCTTTGTTGTCCTAGCCATCCTGCAGATCCCTTCAGCTGCAGGGAGGCACAAAGCCTTCTCCACCTGCAGTGCTCACCTGATAGTAGTGATTGTTCATTACGGCTGTGCCTCCTTCATCTACCTGAGACCCGACTCCAGCTACTCGTCGGATCAGGATGCATTGATCTCTGTCACTTATACCATCCTCACTCCCCTGCTCAACCCTATGATTTACAGCCTAAGGAACAAGGATGTCAAAATGGCTCTTcaaaaagcaatcaggaaaaacATACTATCTCAGAAAGTTTTCCAGTGA
- the LOC128147215 gene encoding olfactory receptor 14C36-like, translating to MSNSSSITQFLLLAFADTRELQLLHFGLFLGIYLAALLGNGLIIIAVACDQHLHTPMYFFLLNLSLLDLGSISTTLPKSMANALLDTRAISYAGCSAQVFLFVFVMSSEFSLLTVMAYDRFITICKPLHYGTLLGSRACANMAAAAWGSGFLYAVLHTANTFSLLLCQGNAVNQFFCEIPQILKLSCSDSYLREVGLLVVSALVFWGCFVFIVLSYVQIFRAVLRIPSEQGRHKAFSTCLPHLAVVSLFLSTGMFAYLKPPSISSPSLDLVMADLYSVVPPAVNPLIYSMRNRELKDAIRKLISSTPL from the coding sequence atgtccaacagcagctccatcacccagttcctcctcctggcattcgcagacacgcgggagctgcagctcttgcactttgggctcttcctgggcatctacctggctgctctcctgggcaaTGGGCTCATCATCATCGCTGTAGCCTGCGACcagcacctccacacccccatgtacttcttcctcctcaacctctccctcctcgacctgggctctatctccaccactcttcccaaatccatggccaatgccCTTTTGGATACCAGGGCcatttcctatgcaggatgttctgcccaggtctttctgtttgtctttgtgaTGTCCTCAGAGTTTTCTctcctcactgtcatggcctatgaccgcttcattaccatctgcaaacccctgcactatgggaccctcctgggcagcagagcttgtgccaacatggcagcagctgcctggggcagtggtttcctctatgccgtgctgcacactgccaatacattttcactgctgctctgccaaggcaatgccgtgaaccagttcttctgtgaaattccccagatcctcaagctctcctgctcagactcctacctcagggaagttgggcttcttgtggtTAGTGCTCTCGTATTTtggggctgttttgttttcattgtgctgtcctatgtgcagatcttcagggctgtgctgaggatcccctctgagcagggacgccacaaagccttttccacgtgcctgcctcacctggccgtggtctctctttttctcagcactggcatgtttgcctacctgaagcccccctccatctcttccccatccctggacctggtcATGGCAGATCTGTACTCCGTGGTGcccccagcagtgaaccccctcatctacagcatgaggaaccggGAGCTCAAGGATGCCATTAGGAAACTGATTTCATCAACACCTTTGTAG